In Phormidium yuhuli AB48, one genomic interval encodes:
- a CDS encoding RNA-directed DNA polymerase has product MKRHGNLWCNITTFENLLLAARQAEKGKRYRDNVLRFNYNLEYNLIEIRQELIEKTYQPGDYRTFYVMEPKKRQISAAPYRDRVVHHALCNVIVPIFERTFTNSCFANRIGYGTHSALRRFTEFSRTHRFILQCDIKKYFPSIDHEILKTLIRRKIKCPDTLWLIDRIIDNSNLQESIIEYFPGDDLFTPHQRQRGLPIGNLTSQFFANLYLSGLDRFVHEQLKITHYLRYVDDFALFSDDADQLRQARQEITTYLASLRLALHPVKTQQFETRHGANFLGFRVLPDRVRVRTENLRRGRRRLRRLTTEYNEGRICQQTFENCLQSWLAHLDHGDTWHLQQKIFTDLGIARP; this is encoded by the coding sequence GTGAAACGACATGGCAATCTCTGGTGTAATATCACAACATTTGAGAATTTACTGCTTGCTGCACGACAGGCGGAGAAGGGGAAACGTTATCGCGATAATGTTCTGAGGTTTAATTACAATTTAGAATATAACTTAATTGAAATTCGGCAAGAGCTAATTGAGAAAACCTATCAACCAGGCGACTATCGGACGTTCTACGTCATGGAGCCCAAGAAACGACAAATTTCAGCAGCGCCTTACCGTGATCGCGTTGTTCATCATGCTCTTTGTAACGTAATTGTTCCAATTTTTGAGCGTACTTTTACCAATAGTTGCTTCGCTAACCGTATTGGATATGGAACCCATAGCGCCCTTAGGCGTTTCACGGAGTTTTCTAGGACTCATCGTTTTATTTTGCAATGCGATATTAAAAAATATTTTCCCAGCATTGATCACGAAATTCTCAAAACTTTGATTCGACGAAAAATTAAATGTCCAGATACGTTATGGCTTATCGACCGAATTATTGATAACAGTAATCTTCAAGAATCGATCATCGAATATTTTCCAGGGGATGATTTGTTTACCCCTCATCAACGTCAGCGCGGTTTACCGATTGGCAATCTCACAAGCCAATTTTTTGCCAATCTTTATCTGAGTGGTTTAGACCGATTTGTCCATGAACAACTGAAAATTACGCATTATCTGCGCTATGTGGATGATTTTGCCCTATTTTCCGATGATGCAGATCAACTCAGGCAAGCACGTCAAGAGATTACCACTTACTTAGCCAGTCTGCGTTTAGCGTTGCATCCTGTGAAAACTCAACAATTTGAAACCCGCCACGGAGCAAATTTCTTGGGATTTCGGGTCTTACCCGATCGTGTTCGTGTCCGAACTGAAAACCTACGTCGCGGTCGTCGTCGTCTCCGCCGGCTCACAACAGAGTATAATGAGGGCAGAATCTGCCAACAAACATTTGAGAACTGTCTGCAAAGCTGGTTGGCCCACCTAGACCATGGTGACACCTGGCATTTGCAGCAAAAGATATTCACGGATCTCGGTATCGCGAGACCGTGA
- the avd gene encoding diversity-generating retroelement protein Avd encodes MEELPIIQKTYDLILWYIPLLNKLPRSHKFILGDKIAVNLYNLLENLVRARFSRDKTLILKQLNSELDILRYQTRLLLDFDLICTRRYEFASQKLNDIGSDLGGWLKQQQRIKD; translated from the coding sequence ATGGAAGAACTGCCAATTATCCAAAAAACTTACGACCTAATTCTTTGGTATATTCCGCTGCTAAATAAGTTACCTCGCAGCCATAAATTCATATTAGGGGACAAAATCGCTGTCAATCTTTATAACTTGTTGGAAAACCTAGTTCGTGCCCGTTTTTCCCGTGATAAAACTTTGATTTTAAAACAACTAAATAGTGAACTAGATATTCTACGATACCAAACTCGTCTCCTCTTAGACTTTGACCTTATTTGCACTCGTCGCTATGAGTTTGCGAGTCAGAAACTTAATGATATCGGTAGTGACTTGGGTGGCTGGTTGAAGCAACAGCAACGTATAAAGGATTAG
- a CDS encoding AAA family ATPase, whose translation MTTQTLEYSGKPEYQPKPNRQKRVFPYLPNADLVQAVNLAIALERPLFLQGEPGCGKTLLAPAIAYEFGQRYLEKGQTWPYFRWNIKSTSTAKQGCYIYDALGKLRDAQLVGTPALDRFLKNEQRQQLVERLCDPDGYLEWGAMGRALQHKEQRPILLIDEIDKADIDFPNDLLSVLEESYFTVEETQMRVPAEEDGAKKPIVIITSNQEQDLPEAFLRRCLFFYLPFPDPQHLTEIVNCHFPESDRAEIIDQAIAKFLDIRGQVPPYGKKPSTSELLDWLTVLIGQKDASEKIETIAQNPAYAGILLKSKGERDRLS comes from the coding sequence ATGACGACTCAAACTCTGGAATACTCTGGAAAACCTGAGTATCAACCTAAACCCAATCGCCAAAAACGGGTTTTTCCCTATCTCCCCAATGCTGATTTAGTCCAAGCCGTTAATCTGGCGATCGCCCTAGAACGTCCTCTCTTTCTCCAAGGAGAACCGGGTTGTGGCAAAACTCTACTCGCTCCTGCCATTGCCTATGAATTTGGACAACGCTATCTTGAAAAGGGACAAACGTGGCCCTACTTCCGCTGGAACATTAAATCAACTTCTACGGCAAAACAAGGCTGCTATATTTATGATGCCTTGGGTAAATTACGGGACGCTCAACTGGTGGGGACTCCTGCCTTAGACCGCTTCCTGAAGAATGAACAACGACAACAACTGGTTGAGCGTCTTTGTGACCCCGACGGCTATCTGGAATGGGGGGCAATGGGACGAGCATTACAACACAAAGAACAGCGGCCGATTCTCTTGATTGATGAAATTGACAAGGCAGATATTGACTTTCCCAATGACTTGCTCTCAGTTCTCGAAGAAAGCTATTTTACCGTTGAGGAAACTCAGATGCGGGTTCCGGCTGAGGAAGATGGAGCTAAGAAACCTATTGTGATTATTACCAGTAACCAAGAGCAAGACCTGCCGGAAGCCTTTTTACGACGTTGTTTGTTCTTCTATTTACCGTTTCCTGACCCTCAGCATCTAACAGAGATTGTCAACTGTCATTTCCCAGAATCAGACCGGGCGGAGATTATTGACCAAGCAATCGCTAAGTTTTTAGACATTCGCGGTCAGGTTCCTCCCTATGGCAAGAAACCTAGCACCAGCGAACTCCTCGACTGGCTCACCGTTTTAATCGGGCAGAAAGATGCCTCAGAAAAAATTGAGACAATCGCCCAAAATCCCGCCTATGCAGGAATTTTACTGAAATCCAAAGGAGAGCGCGATCGCCTGTCTTAA
- a CDS encoding formylglycine-generating enzyme family protein — translation MTSPMLYRLRRRPRTARQYREDLGEGVILEMVQILGGTFLMGAAKGEKGARDNEFPQHSVTVPEFFLGKYPVTQAQWRAVARGLPKIEHDLDPDSSKFKRDTHPVERVNWYEAVEFCQRLSQATGRDYRLPSEAEWEYACRAGTTTPFAFGELITTDVANYDGNYTYGQSPKGEYREQTTPVGSFPANGFGLYDMHGNVYEWCFDGWHENYEGAPTDGSPWVTGKEQERLLRGGSWHDNPRGCRSANRVRNTPDNRLNNIGFRVCCSVARTP, via the coding sequence ATGACATCCCCAATGCTATATCGCCTCCGCCGTCGTCCCCGAACTGCTCGGCAATATCGAGAAGACTTAGGAGAGGGGGTGATATTGGAAATGGTGCAAATTCTCGGAGGGACATTTCTCATGGGAGCAGCAAAGGGGGAGAAAGGAGCTAGAGATAATGAGTTTCCCCAACATTCGGTGACAGTTCCCGAGTTTTTCCTGGGCAAATATCCCGTGACTCAGGCCCAGTGGCGTGCCGTTGCCAGGGGACTGCCCAAGATTGAGCATGACCTTGACCCCGACTCCTCAAAGTTCAAGCGGGACACTCATCCAGTTGAACGAGTCAATTGGTATGAAGCGGTAGAGTTTTGCCAGCGCCTCTCCCAAGCGACGGGACGGGACTATCGGCTCCCCAGTGAAGCGGAATGGGAATATGCCTGTCGTGCGGGAACGACGACACCGTTCGCCTTTGGGGAACTCATAACGACTGACGTAGCCAACTATGATGGCAACTATACCTATGGTCAAAGTCCCAAGGGTGAATATCGTGAACAGACGACCCCTGTGGGGAGTTTTCCCGCCAATGGCTTTGGGCTGTATGATATGCACGGTAATGTTTATGAGTGGTGTTTCGACGGCTGGCATGAGAATTATGAGGGTGCGCCAACTGATGGCTCTCCCTGGGTTACAGGCAAGGAACAAGAACGGCTCCTGCGCGGCGGTTCTTGGCACGACAACCCTAGGGGCTGCCGTTCTGCTAACCGCGTCAGGAATACCCCGGACAATCGCCTCAACAACATCGGTTTTCGGGTGTGTTGTTCCGTGGCGCGGACTCCATAG
- a CDS encoding HNH endonuclease, producing MTGISNVLSQSVVVFSQNYLPISRINVRRAVVLLLAGKAEPLQITGEASFWQVRSPSMVLEVPEHIRMKFTGTERIWKVPRVSRREVLRRDHHTCQYCGSRKNLTLDHVIPKSKGGTHTWDNVVTACSSCNSRKGDRTPQQAGMPLRSQPKPPMHPSVAFAEQFWKDHQFEVGADY from the coding sequence TGTTTTCTCAGAACTATCTGCCGATTAGTCGGATTAATGTACGACGGGCTGTGGTGTTACTGCTAGCGGGAAAAGCGGAACCGTTGCAAATTACCGGTGAGGCGAGTTTCTGGCAGGTGCGATCGCCCTCGATGGTGTTGGAGGTTCCTGAGCATATTCGCATGAAGTTCACGGGAACGGAGCGAATTTGGAAAGTTCCCCGAGTGAGTCGTCGGGAGGTGTTACGGCGAGATCATCACACCTGTCAGTATTGTGGCAGTCGCAAGAACCTGACGTTGGATCATGTGATTCCCAAATCCAAGGGGGGAACTCATACTTGGGACAATGTGGTGACGGCTTGTAGTAGTTGTAATTCCCGTAAGGGCGATCGCACCCCTCAACAAGCGGGGATGCCGTTACGCAGTCAGCCGAAGCCGCCGATGCACCCCAGTGTGGCCTTCGCCGAACAGTTCTGGAAAGACCATCAGTTTGAGGTGGGAGCGGATTATTAG
- a CDS encoding pentapeptide repeat-containing protein, translating into MASPSTPVTPQRLSPWWRSTVRQLPILVRRGCAFVVEVSFIVGSAGIPYGFGAYATQREIGEPVPLSPLLAATEDRIARVLSLPVRQPNRNVSPLTNLFWTGALAMPLLAGGWQIYLLSKTGQTDPKRWFGVKVVNREGMPPTLVQVMLREAIARWGVFGGSAWLLWRVTGAFPDLGILLGLTGAILLAEALASRFNRQGRALHDRFAQTYVLDALDNPYGDWQPQELERDRHWTQVEGEAVSAIVVYPQPEPRPRAGASLWLWMLRNPATTLLLVLLFCLTAVLGTFVGTQVYIQQQANTREFQEQDNQMFLSLVDKLSSGAGGAERRRDAILALGTLNDTRALALLVDLLGQETEPELIDASQQAIASQGTTAIVDLRRLNQSLKTQLDSLEYGGTAEEKALLARRLRATQRAIATILSNHSGELPTADLSRTHLGQAVTEVPFTLVLDGVDLAGIRFRSSVLTRASFQESQFYGPGEDGRFGTYDDWIADLSGADLSYGNFAGATLTQVWMYRSNVMQANFNHADLRFVSATGSNFSSAQLVGANLEGASLRQTSFTGADLNAADFTNADLQGASLTQVRAGGSLWSSANVSQANWQGADLAGADFSRGNLSNSNFRDANLSGANLRRANLEYASFHGSDLSWADLRGANVSGADFQGVTWEAAASEEESEFVVRSDEAQPLSFVEGVNFSRARNLDREAVAFLCDRGAIHPDCP; encoded by the coding sequence ATGGCAAGCCCTTCCACTCCTGTAACTCCACAACGTCTATCTCCCTGGTGGCGCAGTACGGTGCGACAACTCCCGATTCTGGTACGTCGGGGCTGTGCCTTTGTGGTGGAAGTCTCCTTTATTGTGGGGAGTGCTGGGATTCCCTATGGCTTTGGGGCCTACGCCACTCAACGAGAGATTGGTGAGCCGGTTCCCCTCAGTCCCCTGTTAGCTGCCACAGAAGACCGTATTGCCCGGGTGTTGAGTCTTCCGGTGCGCCAACCGAATCGTAATGTGTCTCCCCTGACGAATCTGTTTTGGACGGGGGCCCTGGCGATGCCCCTGTTGGCTGGGGGGTGGCAGATTTATTTACTCTCTAAAACGGGACAAACGGACCCGAAACGCTGGTTTGGGGTCAAGGTGGTTAATCGTGAGGGGATGCCGCCGACTCTGGTGCAGGTGATGCTTCGGGAGGCGATCGCCCGCTGGGGAGTCTTTGGGGGCAGTGCTTGGCTCCTCTGGCGCGTCACTGGGGCCTTTCCCGATTTGGGCATTTTACTAGGACTGACTGGGGCGATTCTCTTGGCGGAAGCCTTGGCCTCTCGGTTTAACCGCCAGGGCCGGGCCCTCCATGACCGCTTCGCTCAAACCTATGTCTTGGATGCTCTGGATAATCCCTATGGAGATTGGCAGCCGCAGGAGTTGGAGCGCGATCGCCATTGGACTCAGGTGGAGGGAGAGGCCGTCAGTGCGATCGTTGTTTACCCTCAGCCAGAACCCCGACCCCGGGCCGGAGCGAGTCTCTGGCTTTGGATGTTACGCAACCCGGCCACAACTCTATTATTGGTGTTGCTGTTTTGTCTGACGGCGGTATTGGGGACGTTTGTGGGGACTCAGGTTTATATTCAGCAACAGGCCAATACACGGGAGTTTCAGGAACAAGATAATCAGATGTTCTTGTCCCTGGTGGATAAACTCAGTTCCGGGGCCGGGGGTGCAGAGCGCCGCCGAGATGCTATTTTGGCTCTGGGAACCTTGAATGATACCCGGGCCTTAGCCTTGTTGGTGGACTTATTGGGCCAGGAAACGGAACCGGAGTTGATTGATGCCAGCCAACAGGCGATCGCCTCTCAAGGTACAACCGCTATTGTGGACCTGCGTCGGCTCAACCAATCCCTAAAAACTCAGTTAGACTCCCTCGAATATGGGGGAACCGCTGAGGAAAAAGCCTTGCTTGCCCGTCGTCTGCGGGCCACCCAGCGGGCGATCGCCACCATCCTCAGCAACCACAGCGGCGAACTCCCCACCGCCGACCTCAGCCGCACCCATCTCGGCCAAGCCGTCACGGAAGTTCCCTTCACCCTGGTTTTAGATGGCGTGGATTTAGCGGGGATTCGCTTTCGCAGCAGCGTCTTAACCCGAGCCAGTTTTCAGGAAAGTCAGTTTTACGGGCCTGGGGAAGATGGACGCTTTGGCACCTATGATGATTGGATTGCCGACCTCTCGGGAGCGGATTTGAGTTATGGCAACTTCGCCGGGGCGACTCTGACTCAAGTCTGGATGTACCGCAGCAACGTCATGCAGGCAAATTTCAATCACGCCGATCTCCGGTTTGTCAGTGCAACGGGGTCTAATTTCAGTTCCGCGCAACTGGTGGGGGCGAATTTGGAGGGCGCCTCGTTACGTCAAACCAGTTTCACTGGGGCGGATTTGAACGCCGCCGACTTCACCAATGCTGATTTACAGGGAGCCAGTCTGACGCAAGTTCGGGCTGGGGGCAGTCTTTGGAGTTCGGCCAACGTCAGTCAAGCCAATTGGCAGGGAGCGGATTTAGCGGGGGCTGACTTCTCCCGAGGGAATTTAAGTAATAGCAATTTCCGCGATGCTAATTTATCCGGGGCTAATCTCCGCCGTGCCAATTTGGAATATGCCAGTTTTCATGGCAGTGATTTAAGTTGGGCCGATTTACGGGGGGCGAATGTCTCGGGGGCTGATTTTCAGGGAGTGACCTGGGAGGCGGCTGCATCCGAGGAGGAGAGCGAGTTTGTGGTTCGTTCGGATGAGGCTCAACCTCTCAGTTTTGTCGAGGGGGTTAATTTCAGTCGAGCGCGTAATTTAGACCGAGAGGCGGTGGCGTTTTTGTGCGATCGCGGGGCCATTCATCCTGATTGTCCTTAA
- a CDS encoding CU044_2847 family protein, which produces MANELPLQMLIYEDEQNTPYTIYVQSQDAAGVDPDRLQENLQEKQPSGDRPGRGFGDIPIDEEAKKQAKRRAQQAIQTLRGSAGLALRAFRDLGGAEVAEINLEFALKFAGKTGVPMVTEGSAETNMKIQVKLKFPEKNSDNPS; this is translated from the coding sequence ATGGCCAATGAACTCCCCCTACAGATGTTGATCTACGAGGATGAGCAAAACACCCCCTACACCATCTATGTCCAGTCTCAGGATGCTGCTGGCGTCGATCCCGATCGCCTGCAAGAAAACCTGCAAGAGAAACAGCCTTCGGGCGATCGCCCCGGTCGAGGATTCGGCGATATTCCCATCGATGAAGAGGCCAAAAAACAGGCTAAACGACGCGCCCAACAAGCTATTCAAACCCTGCGTGGTTCCGCTGGATTAGCCCTTCGAGCTTTTCGCGATTTAGGCGGGGCAGAAGTAGCAGAAATCAACCTGGAATTTGCCTTGAAATTTGCGGGAAAAACCGGAGTTCCTATGGTTACAGAGGGGTCGGCTGAAACCAATATGAAAATTCAGGTTAAGTTAAAGTTTCCTGAGAAAAATAGCGACAATCCATCCTGA
- a CDS encoding Rpn family recombination-promoting nuclease/putative transposase, with product MKTDSIFYRIFQQYPRSLFDLLQHPNEEAEEYQFTSVEVKQLAFRLDGLFLPTGDSPQQPLYLVEVQFQADDSLYYRLFAELFLYLRQYRPSHPWRVVVIYPTRRTERPELHQFQELLECDRVTRIYLNELPDSDRFGVNLMKLVVEPESAAIESAQVLIQQTQERFPATPLQRDLIDLIETIVVYKLPNASREEIAQMLGITDLKQTRFYQEAFLEGQQEGRQEGRQEGREEGREEGREEGREEGREEGRQEGRQEGREEERRLVIRCMRDRNYSLEDIAQVLNVSVEEVQRFLT from the coding sequence GTGAAAACTGATAGCATCTTCTACCGCATCTTCCAACAATATCCCCGGAGTCTCTTCGACCTGCTTCAGCATCCGAATGAGGAAGCTGAGGAGTATCAGTTCACCTCCGTGGAAGTCAAGCAACTGGCCTTTCGCCTCGATGGTCTTTTCCTACCCACAGGTGACAGTCCCCAGCAGCCGCTGTATCTAGTGGAAGTCCAATTCCAAGCTGACGACAGTCTCTATTACCGGCTTTTTGCGGAACTCTTCCTCTATCTGCGACAGTATCGGCCGTCTCATCCCTGGCGGGTGGTGGTCATCTATCCAACGCGACGCACGGAACGACCGGAGTTGCATCAGTTCCAGGAGTTGCTAGAGTGCGATCGTGTGACTCGGATTTATCTGAACGAACTCCCGGACTCGGACCGGTTTGGGGTCAACCTGATGAAACTGGTCGTCGAACCCGAATCGGCCGCGATAGAATCGGCACAGGTACTGATTCAACAGACTCAGGAGCGTTTCCCAGCCACGCCGCTACAACGAGATCTGATTGACTTGATTGAAACTATTGTCGTGTATAAGCTTCCCAACGCTAGTCGCGAGGAGATTGCCCAAATGTTAGGAATTACCGATTTGAAACAAACTCGCTTTTATCAGGAGGCCTTTTTGGAGGGTCAACAAGAAGGCCGTCAAGAGGGTCGTCAAGAGGGCCGCGAAGAAGGCCGCGAAGAAGGCCGCGAAGAAGGCCGCGAAGAGGGTCGCGAAGAGGGTCGTCAAGAGGGTCGTCAAGAAGGTCGGGAGGAGGAACGACGGCTCGTAATTCGATGTATGCGCGATCGCAACTACTCCCTAGAAGACATCGCGCAAGTGCTTAATGTATCTGTTGAGGAGGTGCAACGGTTCCTGACGTAA
- a CDS encoding formylglycine-generating enzyme family protein, with translation MSIASFPRIIRSFRQTYGFRHLDLAYHAAFPFAVTSELLYCLRENFLPNCPWIAVPEVLLFPWFDSVGDDLYEMDPELRAVLLRELGQDSRFGEARLQELARFMTAYVTVKLPSNPRVTRDLGRDFDWLALACLPRDEASRKLRQRLRDAIAEAQDDERQRWLELARDQEDVLRELGLEPALLDGDEDGFPSPETFEFRQGYFEPVTASDEVDLEPFAFETVQLKKVESEVVTQPSEGQGLQFLESLFSPEMAFTLEMVQIPKGTFLMGAAEGEEEADNDEYPQHSVTVPEFFLGKYLVTQGQWCAVARGLPKIEHDLDPDPSSFKGDTHPVERVNWYEAVEFCQRLSQATGRDYRLPSEAEWEYACRAGTTTPFAFGELITTDVANYDGNYTYGQSPKGEYREQTTPVGSFPANGFGLYDMHGNVYEWCFDGWHDNYEGAPTDGSPWVTGKEQKRLLRGGSWNLNPRYCRSAFRNWYSPDYRVFNIGFRVCCSVARTP, from the coding sequence TTGTCTATTGCCTCATTCCCCCGCATCATCCGCAGTTTCCGGCAAACCTATGGGTTTCGCCATCTTGACCTTGCCTATCATGCCGCATTTCCCTTTGCTGTAACCTCGGAACTGCTCTATTGCTTGCGGGAAAACTTTCTCCCCAACTGTCCCTGGATTGCGGTTCCCGAGGTGTTGCTATTTCCCTGGTTTGACAGTGTGGGTGATGACCTCTATGAGATGGACCCGGAGCTGCGGGCGGTCTTATTACGGGAGTTAGGACAGGATAGCCGTTTTGGAGAGGCTCGACTCCAGGAACTGGCACGGTTTATGACGGCTTATGTGACGGTGAAGTTACCGAGCAATCCTAGGGTAACTCGGGACTTGGGGCGAGATTTTGACTGGCTGGCCTTGGCCTGTCTACCCCGTGATGAGGCGTCTCGGAAACTGCGCCAACGACTGCGGGATGCCATTGCCGAGGCACAGGATGATGAGCGGCAACGCTGGCTTGAGCTGGCGCGAGACCAGGAGGATGTCTTGCGGGAATTGGGGTTGGAACCGGCCCTATTAGATGGGGACGAGGATGGCTTCCCGTCCCCAGAAACGTTTGAGTTTAGACAAGGGTATTTCGAGCCAGTGACGGCATCTGATGAGGTTGACCTCGAACCCTTTGCTTTTGAAACCGTGCAACTCAAAAAGGTTGAGTCAGAGGTGGTAACTCAGCCTTCTGAGGGTCAAGGGTTGCAGTTTCTGGAGTCTCTGTTTAGTCCTGAGATGGCATTTACTTTGGAAATGGTCCAGATTCCTAAAGGGACATTTCTCATGGGAGCAGCCGAGGGTGAAGAAGAAGCTGATAATGATGAGTATCCACAGCATTCAGTAACAGTTCCCGAGTTTTTCCTGGGGAAATATCTGGTAACTCAGGGCCAGTGGTGTGCCGTTGCCAGGGGACTGCCCAAAATTGAGCATGACCTTGACCCCGACCCCTCAAGTTTCAAGGGGGACACTCATCCAGTTGAACGAGTCAATTGGTATGAAGCGGTAGAGTTTTGCCAGCGCCTCTCCCAAGCAACCGGACGAGACTATCGGCTCCCGAGTGAAGCGGAATGGGAATATGCCTGTCGTGCGGGAACGACGACACCGTTCGCCTTTGGGGAACTCATAACGACTGACGTAGCCAACTATGATGGCAACTATACCTATGGTCAAAGTCCCAAGGGTGAATATCGTGAACAGACGACCCCTGTGGGGAGTTTTCCCGCCAATGGCTTTGGGCTGTATGATATGCACGGTAATGTTTATGAGTGGTGTTTCGACGGCTGGCATGACAATTATGAGGGTGCGCCAACTGATGGCTCTCCCTGGGTTACAGGCAAGGAACAAAAACGGCTCCTGCGCGGCGGTTCTTGGAACCTCAACCCTAGGTACTGCCGTTCTGCATTCCGCAACTGGTATTCCCCGGACTATCGCGTCTTCAACATCGGTTTTCGGGTGTGTTGTTCCGTGGCGCGGACTCCATAG
- a CDS encoding caspase family protein, translating to MPQRHALVIGISQYRHGNPLPNVIRDGNEIAQVLKEPDLSNNQWIVTYYPEHYDDRTGYELSTSKEVLCQDLNQKIDEFLIQADGDALIYFGCHGLLIKSNSELSPAQGYIAASDSNISEGNPVNCISFRDLFGKFCIAIERYKLSNLVILMDCCHAGVMADGYFERECLEGDFVTPSNGGKIGILAACRSRERAYEKDGYGVFSKAVLDALMTPHPKTKKVSFNMLVESVIEDLKNSGQTAISKASPGFDFELLHPRTELRRSGQETELFIKTLQKFNYRKVDAVFNDFLEAPRKLGAFWIRGEAESGQHWLLSRLWYYKLSRYITSHRKIIFTIPGISPSIEDIWHKLGSYLPGKNTPNEIRSQLIQNWKTRRTVILVLNEIENLPDEDIKVFLDEFWFKLFDEISQVINSTKDRLIRNELIETPFLLFMVDYGSKDNSSKYLQVDGFYSSFLQQNYNQVNPRNIVELVAENFLEEDLNWIINYQHNLVPYRRNTPPEELRQKLITYYQQENPTPQKILKELCSCCELEWIRDILPTLMK from the coding sequence ATGCCCCAACGCCATGCCCTCGTTATCGGAATTTCACAGTATCGACACGGCAATCCCCTTCCAAATGTGATCCGAGACGGGAACGAAATTGCTCAAGTTCTAAAAGAACCTGACCTCAGTAATAATCAATGGATTGTGACATACTATCCAGAACACTATGATGATAGGACGGGTTATGAACTTAGTACAAGCAAAGAAGTGCTTTGTCAAGACCTGAATCAAAAAATTGACGAATTTCTTATCCAGGCTGATGGAGATGCCCTTATCTATTTTGGGTGTCATGGATTACTGATAAAGAGCAACTCTGAACTCAGCCCAGCTCAGGGATATATTGCTGCCAGTGATAGTAATATATCTGAAGGAAATCCAGTTAATTGCATCTCATTTAGGGACTTATTTGGTAAGTTTTGCATCGCAATTGAAAGGTATAAGTTGTCTAACCTGGTCATCCTGATGGACTGCTGTCATGCTGGTGTAATGGCTGATGGATACTTTGAGAGAGAGTGCCTGGAAGGTGATTTTGTTACACCCAGCAATGGTGGAAAAATAGGAATTTTAGCAGCCTGTCGGTCTCGGGAAAGAGCTTATGAAAAAGATGGTTATGGTGTTTTTTCTAAGGCGGTTTTGGATGCTTTGATGACCCCTCATCCTAAAACCAAAAAAGTTAGCTTCAATATGCTTGTTGAGTCGGTTATCGAAGATTTAAAAAATTCAGGTCAAACAGCTATATCTAAGGCATCTCCTGGTTTTGATTTTGAGCTTCTTCATCCTAGAACTGAATTGCGTCGCTCTGGTCAAGAAACTGAATTGTTTATTAAGACATTACAAAAATTCAATTATCGTAAGGTTGATGCAGTATTTAATGATTTTTTGGAGGCTCCGCGTAAGCTGGGAGCATTTTGGATACGAGGTGAAGCCGAGAGTGGTCAGCACTGGTTATTATCTAGACTTTGGTACTATAAGCTTTCAAGGTATATCACTAGCCATCGTAAAATAATTTTTACAATCCCAGGAATATCCCCAAGTATTGAGGATATTTGGCACAAACTTGGCAGCTATTTACCGGGTAAAAACACACCCAACGAAATTCGATCCCAACTAATTCAGAACTGGAAAACCAGAAGAACTGTTATTTTAGTGCTGAATGAAATCGAGAATTTGCCCGACGAAGACATCAAAGTTTTTTTAGATGAATTTTGGTTTAAACTTTTTGATGAAATTTCACAAGTTATAAACAGCACAAAAGATAGACTTATCAGAAATGAGTTGATAGAAACCCCATTTTTGTTGTTTATGGTCGATTATGGCTCCAAAGATAATTCATCAAAATACTTGCAGGTAGATGGTTTTTATTCGAGTTTCTTGCAGCAGAACTATAATCAAGTTAACCCTAGGAATATCGTCGAGCTGGTTGCAGAAAACTTTTTGGAGGAAGATTTAAACTGGATTATAAACTATCAGCATAACCTGGTACCTTATCGAAGAAATACTCCCCCTGAAGAACTTCGGCAAAAGCTCATTACCTACTATCAACAAGAAAACCCGACTCCCCAAAAAATTTTAAAAGAACTCTGTTCATGTTGTGAACTTGAGTGGATACGCGACATTCTGCCAACTTTGATGAAGTGA